One Panicum virgatum strain AP13 chromosome 9K, P.virgatum_v5, whole genome shotgun sequence genomic region harbors:
- the LOC120652182 gene encoding proteasome subunit alpha type-2-like, producing MGDSQYSFSLTTFSPSGKLVQIEHALTAVGSGQTSLGIKAANGVVIATEKKLPSNLVDETSVQKIQALTPNIGVVYSGMGPDFRVLVRKSRKQAQQYYRLYKESIPVTQLVRETAAVMQEFTQSGGVRPFGVSLLIAGYDDNGPQLYQVDPSGSYFSWKASAMGKNVSNAKTFLEKRYTEDMELDDAIHTTILTLKEGYEGQISSNNIEIGIIRPDREFRVLSPAEIKDFLEEVE from the exons ATGGGGGACAGCCAGTACTCCTTCTCCCTCACCACCTTCAG CCCGTCTGGTAAGCTGGTGCAGATCGAGCACGCGCTGACGGCGGTGGGCTCTGGACAGACCTCCCTCGGGATCAAAG CTGCTAATGGAGTTGTTATTGCCACTGAGAAGAAACTGCCGTCTAATTTAGTGGATGAAACATCT GTGCAAAAGATTCAAGCGTTGACTCCAAATATTGGAGTTGTTTACAG TGGGATGGGTCCAGATTTTCGCGTTCTTGTGAGGAAAAGCCGGAAGCAAGCACAGCAGTATTACCGATTGTACAAG GAGTCTATACCTGTTACACAGCTTGTCAGAGAAACCGCTGCTGTTATGCAGGAGTTCACACAGTCAGG CGGTGTAAGGCCATTTGGTGTATCTTTGTTGATAGCTGGGTATGATGACAATGGACCCCAGTTGTATCAG gTAGACCCATCAGGATCATACTTCTCCTGGAAAGCATCAGCAATGGGGAAAAATGTGTCCAATGCAAAGACATTTCTTGAGAAGAG GTACACAGAAGATATGGAGCTTGATGATGCCATCCATACTACAATTTTGACTCTGAAAGAAGG ATACGAAGGGCAGATCTCGTCCAACAATATTGAGATCGGGATAATTCGACCTGACCGTGAGTTCAG GGTTCTGAGCCCTGCGGAGATCAAGGATTTCCTGGAAGAGGTGGAGTAA